One segment of Rhodothermales bacterium DNA contains the following:
- a CDS encoding formylglycine-generating enzyme family protein — MREMNSPGAAVTMAATLLLLVASGCTGSRMAAELTDLGYEWVPIPGGTYMMGDTWEGTNPDAVPAHPVTVPDLDVSRYETTVAQYDWFTSRTGRPMWQPDNPNRGARAISEVVWQEAVDFCAYIGGRLPTEQEWEYLAAGGTEKQKFPGTDSAEEVEYYARYRENALAEAFVVGSREPNRFGLFDMGGNVAEWISAYYEKYPAPGQEPIWHDLETFDMRLVRGGGFSSELAVTAIYWRAGTLQDIRSPSIGFRCVRDR; from the coding sequence ATGCGCGAAATGAACTCTCCGGGCGCCGCCGTGACGATGGCCGCGACCCTGCTCCTGCTGGTGGCCAGCGGATGCACCGGCAGTCGGATGGCTGCGGAACTGACTGACCTCGGCTACGAATGGGTCCCGATTCCGGGCGGCACGTACATGATGGGCGATACCTGGGAGGGGACGAACCCGGACGCTGTTCCGGCCCATCCGGTAACCGTTCCCGATCTGGACGTCTCGCGTTACGAGACGACGGTGGCCCAATACGACTGGTTCACGTCACGGACCGGACGCCCCATGTGGCAACCGGACAATCCGAACCGCGGTGCGCGCGCCATCAGCGAGGTGGTCTGGCAGGAGGCCGTGGATTTCTGTGCCTACATCGGTGGCCGGCTGCCGACCGAGCAGGAGTGGGAATACCTGGCAGCCGGGGGTACGGAAAAACAGAAATTCCCGGGTACGGACAGCGCGGAGGAAGTGGAATACTATGCGCGCTACCGCGAGAACGCGCTCGCGGAGGCCTTCGTCGTGGGCTCACGTGAACCCAACCGGTTCGGGCTCTTCGACATGGGCGGCAACGTAGCGGAGTGGATAAGCGCCTACTACGAAAAATATCCGGCACCGGGCCAGGAGCCCATCTGGCATGACCTGGAGACGTTCGACATGCGATTGGTCCGGGGCGGCGGATTCTCGTCGGAGCTCGCCGTCACGGCTATCTACTGGCGGGCCGGCACCCTGCAGGACATCCGCTCGCCGTCCATCGGCTTCCGATGCGTGCGCGACCGGTAA